A portion of the Bulleidia sp. zg-1006 genome contains these proteins:
- a CDS encoding response regulator transcription factor: MDCILLVDDEKDIVEALKIFLAKENFEIKTATNGKEALAIIQQEKVDLVLMDIMMPVMDGVEATKEIRKNKNIPIILLSAKSEGEDKVLGLNIGADDYITKPFNPDEVIARIKAQLRRFKELGMQQEDKDIYSLGGITLNDHLKQVDVDGKEISLTAVEYGILKYFIQNPKKILTSNDIYQEVWKEEPIGSESTIAVHIRHLREKIEIDPSHPRYIKVVWGRGYKAEADYEK; the protein is encoded by the coding sequence ATGGATTGTATATTACTAGTTGATGATGAAAAAGACATTGTAGAAGCCTTAAAAATTTTTCTTGCAAAAGAAAACTTTGAAATAAAAACAGCTACGAACGGGAAAGAAGCTTTGGCTATTATCCAACAAGAAAAAGTAGATTTAGTTTTAATGGATATCATGATGCCGGTCATGGATGGTGTTGAAGCCACGAAAGAAATTCGTAAAAATAAAAATATTCCCATCATTCTTCTAAGTGCTAAAAGTGAGGGAGAAGATAAGGTATTAGGCTTGAATATTGGAGCTGATGATTATATTACAAAGCCTTTTAATCCCGATGAGGTAATCGCCCGTATTAAAGCACAATTAAGGCGTTTTAAAGAATTAGGAATGCAACAAGAAGATAAAGACATTTACAGCCTTGGCGGCATTACTTTAAATGACCATTTAAAACAGGTAGATGTGGACGGAAAAGAAATCTCATTAACTGCCGTGGAATATGGCATCCTTAAATACTTTATTCAAAATCCTAAGAAAATTCTGACCTCGAATGATATTTACCAAGAAGTATGGAAAGAAGAACCAATCGGATCTGAAAGTACTATTGCGGTTCACATTCGTCATTTAAGAGAAAAGATAGAAATTGATCCATCACACCCTCGCTACATCAAAGTGGTTTGGGGTAGGGGTTATAAAGCGGAGGCTGATTATGAAAAATAA
- the rbr gene encoding rubrerythrin codes for MELKGSKTEKNLNDAFAGESMARNKYTFFAQKAREEGYEQIANIFLETARNEQEHARLWFQALCGGEIPTTAECLQMGADGENYEWTDMYKKMAEEAREEGFTRIAAQMEMVANVEKGHEERYNKLKSNVLNDRVFEKDEESVWQCEICGYTMTGKKAPKICPLCGYKESFFELAKENY; via the coding sequence GGAATTAAAGGGATCGAAGACAGAAAAAAATTTGAATGACGCATTTGCGGGTGAATCGATGGCTCGTAATAAGTACACATTCTTTGCTCAAAAGGCTCGTGAAGAAGGATATGAACAAATCGCAAATATCTTCTTAGAAACAGCTCGTAATGAACAAGAACATGCTCGTTTATGGTTCCAAGCTTTGTGTGGTGGTGAAATTCCTACAACAGCTGAATGCTTACAAATGGGTGCTGATGGTGAAAACTATGAATGGACCGATATGTATAAGAAAATGGCTGAAGAAGCCCGTGAAGAGGGTTTCACAAGAATTGCCGCTCAAATGGAAATGGTTGCGAATGTGGAAAAAGGTCATGAAGAACGTTACAACAAGTTAAAGAGTAATGTTTTAAATGATCGTGTATTTGAAAAGGATGAAGAATCTGTATGGCAATGTGAAATTTGCGGATATACAATGACCGGTAAGAAAGCACCTAAGATTTGTCCTTTATGTGGATACAAGGAAAGTTTCTTTGAACTCGCCAAAGAAAATTACTAA